The DNA window ACCGGCGGCGATCCCGCCTCGGTACGCCCCGGCCTGCCGGTGCAGCTGCACCTCGCCGACCCCGACGACTACGAGACGCAGGACGAGGTGGACGACTGGCAGCGGGCGATGACCGCGGCCGGCGCCGAGCTGACCGTGTACCGCTACCCGGGCCCCGGGCACCTCTACACCGATCCCGGCACGCCCGATCACGACGCGCCGGCCGCCGCCCTCACCTGGGACCGCGTCCTGGCGTTCCTCGCCGACCGCTGACCTGCCGGAGCGGCTCCGTCCGGCCGCCCCGGGACGACGTCCGGGTCGGAGTGGCCCCGTGCCCGCTCCGGCCCGGACGTCGTCTCACGCGGCGAGCCCCCGCACGCCGCCGGCCAAGGTCAGCCCGGCCCGGGCGGACGCCCCCACCGGCCGCTCCCCGCCGGCCCGGCGCGGACGTGGCGGCCCGACGGCTGGCGGTCGCCCGCCCACCGCCCCTACCCGGCCCGCCGACTCGCGCGACGGGCCGCCGGGTAACGGGTCCCGGAGCCCCGGGAACACCCCGAGCCGCGCCCGCACCGCCCGGCCCGGCCGGTTGCCGCCGGCCCGGACCGCCGGGAGGGCGCCCCGGGCAGAGGACTCGGCGGTGGCGCCCCCCGACACCCCCGCCGGCCGGCCCGCCGCGGCGTCGGCCGGTCCGACGTGGACGGCGACCGTCCGCCGGCTGCCCGTCCGCCGGCTGCCCGTCCGCCGGCTGGCCGGCGCGCCGGTTCCCGCCGCCGCGCCGCCCCCCGACGCCGCGGCGGCCCTCGCCGCCGCACCCGGCGTCGGGCCGCCCACCGCGACCGTGCCGGGCGTCAGGCCGCCCCCCGCGGCCGTGCCGGGCGTCGGGCCGCCCCCCGCGGCCACACCCGGCGTCGGGCCGTCCGCCGTCACACCCGGCGTCCGGCCGCCCGCACCGGGGACCGGCGCCGGTCGGGCCCCTCCACCCGACCGGTGCCCCACCCCGGCGGGGCACGTGGCCCGGCCGGTGGTGACCCCGCCGGCGGCCGGGCGGGTCGCCCCGACCGGCTCGGCGTCCCGCAGCCGGCGGGCGAACTCCGCCCGCACGGCACGGGGCAGCCGGTGCGCGGCCACCCGGGCCACGGCCGGCTCGGCGACCGCGTACCCGCCGGTGGTGGCCCGGCGCAGCAGGCCCGCGTCGACCAGCGCGCGCAGCACCGGCTCGGCGCGCCCGGCCGGCCAGCCGAGCATCCGCGCCAGCGTGGCGGCCGGGACGTCCACATCCCGCGCGGCGACCGCCATCAACACGGCCCGCCGCTCCCCGTCCAGCCGGTCCAGCCGGGCGTCGACCAGCCGGCGGACCGGCTCGGGCACCCCGGCCGGCTCGGCGTCGGCGCCGAGCATGGCGGCGTACGCCGCCGCGGCGCCCGGGTTGCCGCCGATCAGCGGGAGCAGCTCCGCGGCCGGCGCCGTGGGCCGGCCGGCCCGGTCGAGCAGGTGCCGCAGCAGCCGTCCGGTGTCGACGGTGCCCAGCGCGGGCAGCGGCACCCGGCGCCGTCGGCCGGCCGCACCGGGCAGCAGGTCGGCCCAGCGCGGACCGTGCGTGGCCACCACGGCGAGCGGCAGGCTCCGCTCGGTGGCCGCGGCGAACACCCGGTGCAGGAACCGGTTCAGCGCCGGCGCGGCCCGGTCCAGGTCGTCCACCGCCACCACCACCGGCTGGCCGGTGGCCAGGTCCAGCAGGAGCTCCCGGCACACCTCGGCGCCGCCCGCGGCGGCTGCCGGGTCGGCCGGCGCGGCCAGGAACTCGGCCAGCGCGTGCGCCGCCGCGCCGCGCCGGGCCGCCGGCAGCCCGTCCAGGGTGGCGCCCAGCCGCCGGCGTACGGTCTCCGGCGACTGGCCGTCGCGCAGCCCGGTGAGGCCGCGGACCAGGTCCGCCAGCGGCGCCAGTTCGCCGTCCGGGAACGGCGGGCAGCGCGCGACGCACCACCGCACCGGAGTACCGTCCACCGTCGACACCGCGCGGACCAGCTCGTGCAGCAGTCGGCTGCGCCCGCTGCCGGCCGGGCCGACCAGCGAGATCCAGCGTGGACGGCGCTCCCGCACGGCCCGCGCGATCTCGTCGCCGGCCGTGGCCAGCTCGCGGCGGCGGCCGACCAGCGGGCCGTGGTGCCGGTCCGGCCGGCGCCGGGCCACCCCGGTCACCCGCCAGACGTCCAGCGGCGCCGCCCGGCCGGCCACCGCCAGGGCGGTGAGCGGGCGCTGCTCGACCAGGCCCGCGACGGCCCGCCGGGTGGCCGCGCAGAGCACCACCCCGCCGGGCGGGGCGTGCTCCTGCAGGCGGGCCGCCGTGGTGATCACCGCGCCGCTGGCCGCGCCGTGCCCGCCGTCCCGGGTGGCGGCCAGGTCGACCAGCACCTCGCCGGTGGCCACGCCGACCCGGACCCGCAGCCGGGTGCCGGCCGGCAGCCGCCGGTCCAGCGCGTCCTGGATCTCCAGCCCGGCGCGTACCGCCCGGTAGGCGTCGAAGCCGTCGGAGCCGTGGGCCCCGAACAGCGCCATCACCGCGTCGCCGACGTACTTCTCCACCACGCCGTGCCATCGGTGGAGCACCGCGGCCACCGTGCCGAAGTAGGCCTGCTGCAGCGCCCGCACGTCCTCCGGGTCGAGCCGCTCGACGAGGCCGGTCGACCCGACGATGTCGGCGAAGAGGACGGTGACCGTGCGCCGTTCCTCCGGCACGGGCCAGCGGGCCCCGGTGACCGCTTCCCGACTCCCCACGGGCGTGGTGATCAGCATCGCACCCACCCTTTCCCCGGTCCGGTGCCTGACGACCACCGGAGACTTTCACCACCGGGTCCTCGGGGGATCGGTAGGACGACGTATGTCGACCACCCGCAACCATTAGTCGTAATGTCGACGCGAGGAGTACCACAAGGGCGCTGAGCCCGTAGAACGGTGCGGGAACCTGTGACTAGGCTGCGGGGCATGGCCAGCGATGTGGACACTGCGCCGCTCGTCGGCCGTGCCGACACGGTGGGGGCGCTGCGGTCGGCCCTGCTCGACGACGTCGCCCCCGGTCAGACCGCGGCCGTGTTCCTCACCGGCGAGAGCGGGGTGGGCAAGACCCGGCTGCTCACCGAGGTCGGCGAGCGACTGCGGGACGCGGGCGCGCTGGTCCTCACGGGCGTCTGCCTCGACATCGGCGACGCCTCGCCGCTGCACCCGCTGCGCCAGGCGCTGCGCCGCCTCGACGCCGACCTGACCGAGGCCCGCACCTCGTCGGCGGTCCGCGGCCTGCTCCAGGTCTTCGACGAGGAGACCCCGGGCCCGGACGGCGCGGGCGCGCTGCTGGAGCGGGTGTCGCGCGGCCTGCACCTGGTCGCCGGCGGGCGGCCGCTGGTGCTCGTCCTCGACGACCTCCAGTGGGTCGACCGCAGCACCCGCCAGCTCCTGCTGTACCTGCTCGCCGGCCTCGGCGACCTCCAGCTGTCGGTGCTCGCCGCGATCCGGGCCGAGTCGTTGCAGGGCGCGCACCCGCTGCGCCGGGTGCTCACCGAGCTGCGCCGGCTGCGCTCGGTCCGGGTGGTCGACCTGGCGCCGCTGGACCGGGCCGACACCGACGAGCTGGCCGCCGCGATCGTGGGCACGCCGCTGGCCCCCGAGGCCGCCGACCAGATGTGGCAGCGCAGCGGCGGCAATCCGTTCGTGGTGGAGGAGCTGGCCCGGGACCTGCGTGACGGCCACGACGGCCTCTCCGACACGCTGCGCGAGGTCTTCCTGGCCCGCGTCGACGCGCTGCCGCAGCCCGCGCACGCCGTGGTGCACGCGGTCGCCGCCGGGGTCGAACCGGTCGAGCACTGGCTGCTGGCCCAGGTCGTCCGGCTGCCCGAGGACCAGCTGATCGAGGCGGTCCGGGAGGCCGTGGCGCACCGGCTGCTGGTCGGCGCCGACGACGGCTACCGGCTGCGGCACCGCCTGGTCGCCGAGGTGCTGGCGCACGAGCTGCTCCCCGCCGAGCGGGCCGCGCTGCACCGCCGCTACGCCGAGACGTTGACCTCGGCCACCGCCGAGCTGCACCAGGCCCGGCTGGCCCACCACTGGCGGCTGGCCGGCGAGCCGGCCCGGGCCCTGCCGGCCGCGATGGCCGCCGCCCGGGAGGCCGAGCGGCTGCACGGCTACGCCGAGGCGCACCGCCACTGGTCGGCCGCCCTGAGCCTGGCCACGACCCCGCCCGCCGTGCTGCCCGACGGCGGCCGGCCCGAGCCGGTCGAGGTCGACCGGGCCGAGCTGCTGACCCACGCCGCCGAGGCCGCCCACCACTGCGGTGAGCACGCCCGCGCGCTGGCCCTGCTGGAGGAGCTGGCCGCCGACCCGGCCGGCCCGCCCACCTGCGCCCTGCACATCCGGCGGGCCCGCTACCTGGCCGCCGCCGGCCGGTCCGCGCCGGCCGAGGCCGAGTACCGGCGGGTGCTCGCCGCGGACGACTGCACGCCCCGGGAGCGGGCCACGGCCGCCGCCCACCTGGCCGAGCTGCTGCTGCACCTGGGCCGCTACGCGGAGGCCGGCGACCAGGCCCGCGAGGCGCTGCGGCTCGCCGCCGACGTCGAGGGCACCGCCTCGGAGGTCGTGCTGGCCAGCGCCGCGCTCGGGTTCAGCGAGGCCTACCTGGAGGACCCGGACGCCGGGCTCGCCGTCATGCGGGAGGCGCTGGACACCGCCGAGCGCTCCGGCCGGCCGGAGGACGTGGCCTGCGCGTACCTGCACCTGGCCGAGCTGCTCACCGGGCCGCTGAACATCCTCGAGGAGGGCGTGGTGGTGGCCCGCCGGGGCGCCGAGCGGGTCGCCGAGCTGGGGCTCGGCCGCACCTGGGAGACCCGGCTGCTGGCCATCGCCACCAACGGGCTGTTCCGGGTGGGGCAGTGGGCCGAGGCCGAGAAGGTGGTGGCGGCCGCGCTGCGGCACCGCCCGTCCGGCGCCGACGCGGTCGAGCTGCTGCTGGCCCGGTGCCGGCTCTCCGTCGGCTACGGCGACGTCGAGGCCTCCGACCGTGACCTGGAGGCGGTCGCCACCGTGCTGGCCGGCGGCGGGGCCCGGCACGTGCTGCCGATGCTCATCCTGCGGGCCGGGCTGGCCATGTGGCAGGGCCGGCACGACCTGGCCCGGCAGGCGGTCCAGCGGGGCCTGACCGAGAGCCGGTCCGACGACGTCATCGTGCTGGCCACGCTGGCCTGGCACGGGCTGCGCGCGGAGGCGGAGGCGTCGGCCAGCCGGACCGTCGAGGTGGACCCGAACGCGGTCCGCCGGCTGCGCGGGGTGGTCGACCGGGTGGCCGCCAAGAGCGGGAAGGCGGGCGCCCCGGTGCGCTACGTCGCCGACGCGTTCCTGGCCCTCTGCGCCGCGGAGCTGAGCCGGCTGGACGACGGCCGGGGCGACCCCGAGCTGTGGGCGCGCGCGGCCACCGAGTGGGACCGGCGCAACCACCCCTACCCGGCGGCCTACTCGCGGCTGCGGCAGGCCGAGGCGCTGCTGGCCCGGCGCAGCCGGGTGGCCACCGCCGGCAAGCTGCTGCGGCAGGCCCACCGGACGGCCCAGTCGCTCGGCGCCGTGCCGCTGAGCGAGGAGATCCGCACGCTGGCCGGGCGGGCCCGGGTGGCCCTGGACGACGGCGCCCCCGCCGCGCGTCCGGCGCCCCGGCCCCGGGCCGCCGAACCGGCCGCGCCCACGGTGGACGAGCTGGTGGTGCTCACCGCCCGGGAACGGGAGGTGCTCGCGGCGGTCGCCGAGGGGCTGACCAACCGGGAGATCGGCCAGCGGCTGTTCATCAGCGAGCGGACCATCGGCGTGCACGTGTCGCACATCTTCGACAAGCTCCAGGTCCGCACCCGGGTGCAGGCCAGCGCGATCTTCCTGCGCAACCGGGCCGAGTAGCCGCGCGTCGGCAATACGTCGTTCTACTGATCCGGCCGGCGTACGCCGGCTGGAAGGCTGTCCAGCGTCACCGGGTGGCGTCGTGGGGGCGCCGACCACTGTGGAGGAGAGATGACCGAACCGGTCTGGGGTCCCGTGCACCAGGACATCGTCGGGCTGCTCGCCGACCACCCCGCCGATGTGCCGGCGGTCGTCGACCACCTCACCAAGCTCCAGGACCTGCTGGTCCGGCTGCCTCCGCTGGAGGAGAGCTGCCCGCTGGCCGATTTCAACAAGCTCTACCTGGTCATCACCTCCACGGTCCTCGACGGCCTGTACGACGACCGTTTCACCGACCCGGCCTTCCTGGCCCGGCTCGACGTGGAGTTCGCGGCCCGCTACTTCGACGCGCTGCGGTTCTGGACGGACTCCCACCCGAGCACGCCGAAGGCCTGGTCGTGCCTGTTCCGCCGGATGCGCGGCCCGGACGCGCGGCCGCTGCCGTCGGCCGCCGCCGGGGTGAACGCCCACATCAACTACGACCTGCCGTTCGCGCTGGTGACCACTTTCGACAGCCTGGAGTCCGAGCCGGTCGACGGCAGCGACCAGCACCACGACTACCTGGAGATCAACAAGATCTTCGCCGAGCGGATCCCGGAGCTGCGCCGCGGCTACCTGGACCACTGGCAGCTGATGATCGACATGGTGAACGGCGACATCGACGACTGGTACCAGGGCGAGCTGGTCGAGTACACCCGGAACGTGGCCTGGCGCAACGCGCAGAAGATCTGGCGCTGCCGGCACGACCCGGAGGCCCGCGAGTGTGAGCGGATGCGGCTGGACGACAACGCCGCACTGCTCGGCCGGCTGCTGCTGTCGCCCCTCGGGGCGTTCCTGCAGTAGCCGGGACGGGGGGTCCCCGCGTCCCGCCGCCGGTCGGGCGCGGGACGCGGGGACGCCGTCGGTGGTGCGAGGATGGGCCGGTGGAAGAGGCGCTCCCCGGCAACGTGACCGCGGGGGTGGTCCGGGTCGGCGACACCGTCCGGCGCCCGGCCGGCCCGTGGACCGCGAGCGTCGACGCCCTGCTCGGCCACCTGCACGCGGTGGGCTTCGGCGGCGCGCCCCGGCCGCTCGGCCGGGACGACCGGGGCCGGCAGGTGCTGGAGTACGTCCCGGGGGAGCCGGGCGACCCGGCCGGGACGTACTCCCTCGACGAGCTGGCCTCGATCGGCGCGTTCCTGGCCGATCTGCACGACGCGACGGCGTCCTTCACGCCCCCGCCCGGCGCGAGCTGGCAGACGGCGATCGCCCCCGACGGCGCGGAGCTGGTCTGCCACCACGACGTGGCGCCGTGGAACCTGGTCCGCTCGGCCCGGGGGTGGGTCCTCATCGACTGGGACGGTGCCGGCCCGGGCACCCGGCTCTGGGAGCTGGCGTACGCGGGGCAGAGCATGGCGGGGATGCGCCCGGACCGGGCGCCGGACGAGTCCGCGGCCCGGCTGCGCGCCCTGGTCGACGGCTACGGGTTGCCGGCGGCGGAGCGGCCGGCGCTGGCCGCGCTGCTCGGCCGCCGGGCCCGGGCCATGGTCGACCTGCTGGCGGCGGGCGCCCGTGACGGGGTGCAGCCCTGGGCGCGGATCCACGCCGAGGACGGGGCGTACTGGCGGGCCACGGCGGCGCTGCTGGACGCCGGGGTGGACCGCTGGACGGCCGCCCTGGCGTGACCGGTCAGCCGCGCCGGGTCCGCCCCCGGTACGCGGCCGCGGCGGCCCGGTTGTTGCACAGCTCGCAGCAGTAGCGCTGCCGGCCGGCGCGGGTCCGGTCCAGGTACGGCGCGTCGCATCCGTCGGCCGCGCAGACGCCGAACCGCTCCGCCCCGCCGGTCGCCGCGGCCCGGGCCAGCGCCCCGGTGACGAGGGCGGCGAACGGTCCGGCCGGGCCGGGCCGGGGCAGCGGGGTGAGCCGCAGCGTGCCGTCGGGCCCGGGCTCGACCACGGTGCCGGCGCTCACCTCGGCGAGCACCTCGTTGAGCGTGGCCACCCGGGCGGCCGGGTCGGGCGCGGCGAAGACCGCGTGGAGCCGGTCGCGCAGGTCGCGCAGCCGGGGCAGGTCGGCCTCGGTGAGCGGTGCGGTGACCTCGGCGAGGCCGACGTCCCGGGCGGCGGCGCGCAGCCGCGCCACCGAGAGCTGGTCGACCGGGTCCTGGAGCACCCAGTAGCTGTGCAGCAGCGTGATGGCCAGGCGCAGCGCGGGCTCCAGGGGTGGCACCGCGCTCATCCGCGTCCCCTCCCTCGTCGGGTTGCCGACACGTCCGCCGTCCTCCCGCACTTGACCGATCGCCGTCCGCCATCCTAGCGTCGTCAGCTGTAAAATGAGTTTAAAAACTTATGGAGGTGGCACATGCGACGTCTGCCCGCCCTCGTGTCCGTGGCCGCGCTGCTGGTCACCGGCGCGCTCGCCGGCGGCGGCAACGCCCAGGCGGAGGCGCCCGCCGAACCGGCGGCCGCGGGCCACGCGGCGCCCACGGTGATCCGCGACATCGAGATCCCGGTCGCCGGGCAGCCGGCCGTCCGGGCCTGGCTGGTCCGGCCGCAGCGCGCCGGGGGCGGGCTGGCCGGGGTGCTGGACCTGCACTGGTTCGAGCCCGGCCGGGCCAACCAGGACCGCAGCGAGTTCCTGGCCGAGGCGACCGCCCTGGCCGGACGCGGCGTGGTGTCGGTCCTGCCGCAGCTCACCTTCCCGTGGGCGGGCGACCCGGTCGGCGACGGCCGGGACCGGGGCGCCGTCACGGCTCAGCTCGACGGGGTGCGGGCGGCGTACCGGCGGCTGCTCGCCGAGCCGGGGGTGGACCGGACCCGCACCGCCGTGGTCGGCCACGACTACGGCGCCATGTACGCCGCCGACCTGGCCGCCCGCGAGCCGGGGCTGCGCACCGCCGTGCTGCTCGCGCCTGACGCGACCTGGGCCAACTGGTTCGACAGCTACTGGCTCCACCTGCCGGCGGGGGAGAAGGAGGCGTACCGGGCGGTCTTCGCCGGCCTGGACCCGGTGGACCTCGTGGTGCGGCTGGGCGCCGGGGCGTACCTCCAGTTCGCCGGCGCGGACCGGTTCGTCGGCGCGGAGACCCGCGCCGCCTTCGCCGCCGCGGCGCCGCGGGCCACGGTGTCGCTCTACCCGGAGGAGGAGCACGACCTGGGCGCCGCGCGCACCCGGGACGACCGGGTCGCCTGGCTGGCCGGCCGGCTCGGGCTGCCCGGCTGACCCGAGGGACCCACCGGACCGGGCGGCGTCGGGGGGGCGTCGCCCGGTCCCGGCCGGGTGGGGGAGCGGCCGGGCCGACCCGGGCCGAGGGCGGGAGCGGGTGTCGGTCCGGCCCGACCGGGTACCCGGCGGCCATGCCGCACACCGGTTCGGTCCGCCGCTTCGCCTTCCGGTTCGACCCGGCGTTCCGGTTGCCGCTGGCCCTGCTCGGGGTGCGGCCGGAGACCGCCCGGGTCGAGCTCGGCCCGGACGAGATGACCGTGCGGTTCGGTCCCTGGCGGCTGCGCACCGCCCGCGGCAACGTGAGCGGGGTCGAGCTGGGCGGCCCGTACCGCTGGTGGCGGGTGGTCGGACCGCACCTGTCCCTGGCCGACGGCGGGGTCACCTTCGGCACCGGCGTGGCCTCCGGGGTCTGCCTCCGCCTCGCCACGCCGGTGCCGGCGCTCGTCCCCGGCCCGTGGCCGCGCCACCCGGCCGTCACGGTGACGGTGACCGACCCGGAAGCGCTGCGCGACGCCCTGGCCACCCCACCCTGATCATCTTTCTCCCGCTTGCCCGGTTCCGCCGGGCCGCGCCCCGCGTACCGCCTACCGTCGGTGCAGGGCCTGAAGGGGAGCACATGGCGGAGGCACGGGACGGGGCACAGCCCCGGCGGACGCGGGGGCGCCGCCACCACGCGCAGTCGACCCCCGCGGACCGGGCGCTGCGCGACGCTCGCGACCCGGACCGCGGCGACCGCGCCCGGCGGGGTCCGGCGACGCTGCCCGAGCGCGTGGAGAGCCCGGTGCGGCGGGCCCAACCGACCGGCGGGTTCCCCCGCTGGCTGTTCCAGCACCGGGTGCAGCCGGAGGGCCCGGAGACCCGCGAGCACCAGTCGAAGGGCCATCCCTGGTGGCGGGTGATGTGCCTGACCGGCGTGGACTACTTCTCCACCCTCTCCTACCTGCCCGGCATCGCCGCGGTGGCGGCCGGCGCGCTGAGCCCGCTCGCGACCCTGCTGATCGTCGCGCTGACGCTGTTCGGGATGCTGCCGATGTACCGGCGGGTGGCCCGGGAGAGCCCGCACGGGCAGGGCTCGGTGGCCATGCTGGAACGGCTGCTGCCGTTCTGGCGGGGCAAGATCTTCGTGCTGGTGCTGCTCGGCTTCGTGGCCACCTCGTGGATCATCACGATCACGCTCTCCGCCGCCGACGCCACCGTGCACCTGCTGGAGAACCCGGTCCTGCCCGAGTCGTTCCCGCACGGCACCACGGCCGCCGTGGTGGTGACCGTGGTGCTGCTGCTCATCCTCGGCGGGGTGT is part of the Micromonospora halotolerans genome and encodes:
- a CDS encoding adenylate/guanylate cyclase domain-containing protein → MLITTPVGSREAVTGARWPVPEERRTVTVLFADIVGSTGLVERLDPEDVRALQQAYFGTVAAVLHRWHGVVEKYVGDAVMALFGAHGSDGFDAYRAVRAGLEIQDALDRRLPAGTRLRVRVGVATGEVLVDLAATRDGGHGAASGAVITTAARLQEHAPPGGVVLCAATRRAVAGLVEQRPLTALAVAGRAAPLDVWRVTGVARRRPDRHHGPLVGRRRELATAGDEIARAVRERRPRWISLVGPAGSGRSRLLHELVRAVSTVDGTPVRWCVARCPPFPDGELAPLADLVRGLTGLRDGQSPETVRRRLGATLDGLPAARRGAAAHALAEFLAAPADPAAAAGGAEVCRELLLDLATGQPVVVAVDDLDRAAPALNRFLHRVFAAATERSLPLAVVATHGPRWADLLPGAAGRRRRVPLPALGTVDTGRLLRHLLDRAGRPTAPAAELLPLIGGNPGAAAAYAAMLGADAEPAGVPEPVRRLVDARLDRLDGERRAVLMAVAARDVDVPAATLARMLGWPAGRAEPVLRALVDAGLLRRATTGGYAVAEPAVARVAAHRLPRAVRAEFARRLRDAEPVGATRPAAGGVTTGRATCPAGVGHRSGGGARPAPVPGAGGRTPGVTADGPTPGVAAGGGPTPGTAAGGGLTPGTVAVGGPTPGAAARAAAASGGGAAAGTGAPASRRTGSRRTGSRRTVAVHVGPADAAAGRPAGVSGGATAESSARGALPAVRAGGNRPGRAVRARLGVFPGLRDPLPGGPSRESAGRVGAVGGRPPAVGPPRPRRAGGERPVGASARAGLTLAGGVRGLAA
- a CDS encoding ATP-binding protein, whose protein sequence is MASDVDTAPLVGRADTVGALRSALLDDVAPGQTAAVFLTGESGVGKTRLLTEVGERLRDAGALVLTGVCLDIGDASPLHPLRQALRRLDADLTEARTSSAVRGLLQVFDEETPGPDGAGALLERVSRGLHLVAGGRPLVLVLDDLQWVDRSTRQLLLYLLAGLGDLQLSVLAAIRAESLQGAHPLRRVLTELRRLRSVRVVDLAPLDRADTDELAAAIVGTPLAPEAADQMWQRSGGNPFVVEELARDLRDGHDGLSDTLREVFLARVDALPQPAHAVVHAVAAGVEPVEHWLLAQVVRLPEDQLIEAVREAVAHRLLVGADDGYRLRHRLVAEVLAHELLPAERAALHRRYAETLTSATAELHQARLAHHWRLAGEPARALPAAMAAAREAERLHGYAEAHRHWSAALSLATTPPAVLPDGGRPEPVEVDRAELLTHAAEAAHHCGEHARALALLEELAADPAGPPTCALHIRRARYLAAAGRSAPAEAEYRRVLAADDCTPRERATAAAHLAELLLHLGRYAEAGDQAREALRLAADVEGTASEVVLASAALGFSEAYLEDPDAGLAVMREALDTAERSGRPEDVACAYLHLAELLTGPLNILEEGVVVARRGAERVAELGLGRTWETRLLAIATNGLFRVGQWAEAEKVVAAALRHRPSGADAVELLLARCRLSVGYGDVEASDRDLEAVATVLAGGGARHVLPMLILRAGLAMWQGRHDLARQAVQRGLTESRSDDVIVLATLAWHGLRAEAEASASRTVEVDPNAVRRLRGVVDRVAAKSGKAGAPVRYVADAFLALCAAELSRLDDGRGDPELWARAATEWDRRNHPYPAAYSRLRQAEALLARRSRVATAGKLLRQAHRTAQSLGAVPLSEEIRTLAGRARVALDDGAPAARPAPRPRAAEPAAPTVDELVVLTAREREVLAAVAEGLTNREIGQRLFISERTIGVHVSHIFDKLQVRTRVQASAIFLRNRAE
- a CDS encoding DUF5995 family protein; the encoded protein is MTEPVWGPVHQDIVGLLADHPADVPAVVDHLTKLQDLLVRLPPLEESCPLADFNKLYLVITSTVLDGLYDDRFTDPAFLARLDVEFAARYFDALRFWTDSHPSTPKAWSCLFRRMRGPDARPLPSAAAGVNAHINYDLPFALVTTFDSLESEPVDGSDQHHDYLEINKIFAERIPELRRGYLDHWQLMIDMVNGDIDDWYQGELVEYTRNVAWRNAQKIWRCRHDPEARECERMRLDDNAALLGRLLLSPLGAFLQ
- a CDS encoding phosphotransferase enzyme family protein, coding for MEEALPGNVTAGVVRVGDTVRRPAGPWTASVDALLGHLHAVGFGGAPRPLGRDDRGRQVLEYVPGEPGDPAGTYSLDELASIGAFLADLHDATASFTPPPGASWQTAIAPDGAELVCHHDVAPWNLVRSARGWVLIDWDGAGPGTRLWELAYAGQSMAGMRPDRAPDESAARLRALVDGYGLPAAERPALAALLGRRARAMVDLLAAGARDGVQPWARIHAEDGAYWRATAALLDAGVDRWTAALA
- a CDS encoding CGNR zinc finger domain-containing protein, whose protein sequence is MSAVPPLEPALRLAITLLHSYWVLQDPVDQLSVARLRAAARDVGLAEVTAPLTEADLPRLRDLRDRLHAVFAAPDPAARVATLNEVLAEVSAGTVVEPGPDGTLRLTPLPRPGPAGPFAALVTGALARAAATGGAERFGVCAADGCDAPYLDRTRAGRQRYCCELCNNRAAAAAYRGRTRRG
- a CDS encoding alpha/beta hydrolase family protein, which produces MRRLPALVSVAALLVTGALAGGGNAQAEAPAEPAAAGHAAPTVIRDIEIPVAGQPAVRAWLVRPQRAGGGLAGVLDLHWFEPGRANQDRSEFLAEATALAGRGVVSVLPQLTFPWAGDPVGDGRDRGAVTAQLDGVRAAYRRLLAEPGVDRTRTAVVGHDYGAMYAADLAAREPGLRTAVLLAPDATWANWFDSYWLHLPAGEKEAYRAVFAGLDPVDLVVRLGAGAYLQFAGADRFVGAETRAAFAAAAPRATVSLYPEEEHDLGAARTRDDRVAWLAGRLGLPG